A DNA window from Maribellus comscasis contains the following coding sequences:
- the tnpA gene encoding IS66 family insertion sequence element accessory protein TnpA — translation MRKNQKYSKEEMYLAIELWQESGLSQIKFCSREKLSVKTFSYWYKKYKKENRLSVEQNKETPDAFIPVKVSSDRTTAAGKESYGRIELSFPNGVQLSCPAGIDIGQLKSLINL, via the coding sequence ATGCGAAAGAATCAGAAGTATAGTAAAGAGGAGATGTACCTGGCCATAGAGTTATGGCAGGAAAGTGGGTTATCTCAGATTAAGTTTTGTTCCCGTGAAAAGCTCTCGGTAAAAACATTTAGCTACTGGTATAAAAAATACAAGAAAGAAAACAGACTTTCGGTTGAGCAGAACAAAGAAACTCCTGATGCATTTATCCCTGTAAAAGTTTCCAGTGACAGAACGACAGCGGCCGGAAAAGAAAGTTATGGCCGGATAGAGCTATCTTTTCCCAATGGGGTTCAACTGAGTTGTCCGGCTGGGATTGATATCGGACAGTTGAAAAGCCTGATAAACCTTTAG
- a CDS encoding ABC transporter ATP-binding protein: MENTSIIKIEHLTKSFPMGKSKFTALKGINLTFGEGEFAGLVGPSGSGKTTLLNIVGSLDVPSSGEAKVLGESIGSLTAKGAARLRKEKLGFIFQSYNLLAVHNVFENVEFPLLLLKYTAAERKKMVMEALDWVGLTDKVKSKPPQLSGGECQRVAIARAMVKKPSIVLADEPTANLDAANSHNILQTMVNLNEELKTTFLFATHDEKVINYLRRKIFLKDGNVDKDEISTN; this comes from the coding sequence ATGGAAAACACATCGATTATAAAAATTGAACATCTCACCAAATCTTTTCCGATGGGAAAATCGAAGTTTACCGCTTTGAAAGGCATTAACCTTACTTTTGGTGAAGGAGAATTTGCGGGACTGGTCGGGCCGAGTGGCTCGGGAAAAACCACTCTTCTGAATATTGTTGGTTCGCTCGATGTACCTTCTTCAGGCGAAGCAAAAGTTTTAGGGGAGTCAATTGGCTCGCTAACCGCCAAAGGAGCAGCACGGCTGCGCAAGGAAAAGCTGGGCTTTATCTTTCAGAGCTACAATTTACTTGCCGTTCACAATGTTTTTGAAAATGTTGAATTCCCGCTGCTTCTGTTAAAATACACAGCAGCCGAACGTAAAAAGATGGTGATGGAAGCCCTTGACTGGGTTGGACTCACCGACAAAGTAAAGTCGAAACCGCCACAACTCTCCGGCGGGGAATGTCAGCGGGTAGCCATTGCACGTGCCATGGTAAAAAAACCGTCCATTGTTTTGGCCGATGAACCAACCGCCAATCTCGACGCGGCAAATTCACATAACATTCTCCAAACCATGGTTAATCTGAACGAAGAACTGAAAACCACTTTTCTGTTTGCAACGCACGACGAGAAAGTGATTAATTACCTCCGCCGGAAAATCTTTTTGAAAGATGGCAATGTGGACAAAGATGAAATTTCTACCAATTAA
- the tnpB gene encoding IS66 family insertion sequence element accessory protein TnpB (TnpB, as the term is used for proteins encoded by IS66 family insertion elements, is considered an accessory protein, since TnpC, encoded by a neighboring gene, is a DDE family transposase.), which yields MFALSSENQFHLYSQPTDMRKSFDGLSGLVQNILGRNPCNGDVFIFINKRRDKVKLLHWQGPRLYFILQAPGKRDF from the coding sequence ATGTTTGCCCTGTCATCCGAAAATCAGTTTCATTTGTACAGCCAGCCCACCGACATGCGTAAAAGTTTCGATGGTCTGAGTGGCCTGGTACAAAATATTCTTGGCCGGAATCCCTGTAACGGCGATGTGTTTATCTTTATCAATAAACGCCGCGATAAGGTAAAACTGCTCCACTGGCAGGGGCCCCGGCTTTATTTTATATTACAAGCGCCTGGAAAAAGGGACTTTTGA
- a CDS encoding ABC transporter permease: MIKFLLKGLIRDKSRSRLPIIIVSIGVMLTVFMHAYINGFMGDTIELNARFTHGHLKVMTKAYADNMNQIPNDLALLEVDELVADLNKEYPEIKWTPRIQFGGLVDAPDENGETKAQGPAMGLGIDFLSGHSGEADRLDIENALVRGNLIQHPGEALLSELFSEKLGVNPGDEVTLIGSTMNGSMTMYNFKVAGTVTFGAEALDRGAIIVDLEDARNALDMQNAAGELIGFLPEGLYNDDEAFQIAETFNNKYQDDADEYAPVMRTLSQQGSMGQYVALSKGWTVYISAIFIFAMALVLWNAGLLGGLRRYGEFGVRLAMGEEKSHVYRTLIFESVFIGIAGTVVGTIFGLFFAWLLQTYGIDISGMMQGGALMMPSTIRARITPVDYYVGLIPGLISTVLGTMLAGIGIYKRKTAQLFKELEA, from the coding sequence ATGATAAAATTTCTTTTAAAAGGATTAATCAGGGACAAGAGCAGGAGCCGCCTGCCCATAATCATAGTTTCTATAGGTGTTATGCTAACCGTGTTCATGCATGCCTACATTAATGGTTTTATGGGCGATACCATAGAACTGAATGCCCGGTTTACACATGGTCATTTAAAGGTAATGACCAAAGCCTACGCAGACAATATGAACCAGATACCCAACGATCTGGCTCTTTTGGAAGTTGATGAACTGGTTGCAGACCTAAACAAAGAATATCCTGAGATTAAATGGACTCCGCGAATTCAGTTTGGCGGACTGGTTGATGCACCGGATGAAAATGGCGAAACCAAAGCACAAGGCCCGGCCATGGGTTTGGGAATTGATTTTTTATCAGGACACAGTGGTGAAGCAGATCGACTTGACATAGAAAATGCATTAGTACGGGGAAATTTGATTCAACATCCGGGGGAAGCTTTGCTTAGTGAACTATTTTCAGAAAAACTGGGCGTAAATCCGGGAGATGAAGTTACACTTATAGGTTCAACCATGAACGGCAGCATGACAATGTACAATTTTAAAGTTGCCGGAACAGTAACCTTCGGAGCCGAAGCACTCGACAGAGGGGCAATTATTGTAGATTTGGAAGATGCCAGAAACGCACTTGACATGCAAAATGCGGCAGGTGAACTTATTGGATTCTTACCGGAAGGACTGTACAATGATGATGAAGCTTTTCAGATTGCAGAAACATTTAATAACAAATATCAGGATGATGCCGATGAATATGCACCGGTGATGCGAACGCTAAGCCAACAGGGAAGTATGGGGCAATATGTAGCGCTTTCGAAAGGATGGACCGTTTATATTTCGGCGATATTTATTTTCGCAATGGCGCTGGTCCTCTGGAACGCCGGGCTTCTTGGCGGATTGCGCAGGTATGGGGAATTTGGTGTTCGGCTGGCTATGGGAGAAGAAAAAAGTCATGTTTACCGCACCTTGATCTTTGAATCGGTTTTTATCGGAATAGCCGGAACAGTGGTTGGAACCATCTTCGGGCTGTTCTTTGCCTGGCTCCTTCAAACCTATGGAATTGATATATCAGGGATGATGCAGGGAGGAGCGCTAATGATGCCTTCTACCATACGCGCAAGAATTACACCGGTAGATTATTACGTGGGTTTGATTCCCGGGTTAATTTCAACAGTGCTGGGGACCATGCTTGCCGGCATTGGAATTTACAAACGCAAAACAGCGCAACTGTTTAAGGAACTGGAAGCGTAA
- a CDS encoding ABC transporter permease, whose protein sequence is MKLAIKLAYRNLIGAGLRTWLNVIVLSFSFVVIIWMKGIMVGWDHQAKTDMKNWEIGGGQYWQKDYDPYDPFTLPESHAAIPTALINEISNGEIVPSLVVSGTIYPQGRMQSIAIVGMNPHQSIFMLPTEKMDTTTSAIPAIIGSVASRNLKLNVSDYVTIRWRNVNGMFDATDVIITDIFSCNVPSVDVGKIYIPLEKLREMMSLKGEATILTFREEQSERPEIAGWSYKNTATLTQSVDELIQTKTVGQSIFYAILLLLAMLAIFDTQVLSIFRRQKEIGTYIALGYTRKEVVGLFTVEGAMHSILAAIVSAIYGLPFLIWMAKAGWTMPIEASEFGMAMAQTLYPVYSAGLVISTVLIIVLVTTVVSYWPSRKIAKMNPTEALRGKLQ, encoded by the coding sequence ATGAAACTAGCAATAAAACTGGCATACCGCAATCTCATAGGCGCTGGCTTAAGAACCTGGCTAAATGTGATTGTTTTGTCGTTTTCGTTTGTGGTGATTATTTGGATGAAGGGAATAATGGTTGGTTGGGATCACCAGGCAAAAACCGACATGAAAAACTGGGAAATTGGCGGCGGACAGTATTGGCAGAAGGATTACGATCCATATGATCCGTTTACACTTCCCGAAAGTCATGCAGCAATCCCAACAGCGTTAATTAATGAAATTTCAAACGGGGAAATTGTTCCGTCGCTGGTAGTAAGCGGCACTATTTACCCGCAGGGACGAATGCAATCCATTGCCATCGTAGGCATGAATCCGCACCAAAGTATTTTTATGTTGCCAACGGAAAAAATGGACACGACAACTTCGGCAATTCCTGCCATTATTGGCTCGGTTGCATCACGAAACCTCAAATTAAATGTGAGTGACTATGTTACCATCCGTTGGCGAAATGTTAACGGAATGTTTGATGCCACCGACGTTATTATTACCGACATTTTTTCGTGTAATGTCCCGTCGGTTGACGTAGGAAAAATCTATATCCCGCTGGAAAAACTCCGGGAAATGATGAGTCTGAAAGGAGAGGCTACCATTCTCACCTTTAGAGAAGAACAGTCGGAACGACCCGAAATTGCCGGATGGAGTTACAAAAATACAGCAACATTGACCCAGTCAGTGGATGAACTCATTCAAACCAAAACAGTAGGTCAATCCATTTTTTACGCCATCCTGTTACTCCTGGCTATGCTAGCCATTTTCGACACACAGGTTCTTTCCATTTTCAGAAGACAAAAAGAAATTGGAACCTACATTGCATTGGGCTACACCCGTAAAGAAGTAGTCGGGCTGTTTACTGTTGAAGGGGCCATGCATTCCATTTTAGCCGCTATCGTTTCTGCCATATACGGATTACCATTTTTAATCTGGATGGCAAAAGCAGGATGGACCATGCCGATTGAGGCCAGTGAATTTGGGATGGCAATGGCGCAAACGCTTTACCCGGTTTACAGTGCCGGCCTGGTCATTTCGACAGTACTGATAATCGTGTTGGTGACTACTGTGGTGAGTTACTGGCCGTCGCGAAAAATTGCAAAAATGAATCCAACGGAAGCTTTAAGGGGGAAATTACAATGA
- a CDS encoding outer membrane lipoprotein-sorting protein, whose amino-acid sequence MKSIITACLIFMTTQIFAQPNANEILDRVDKNMSSENRVFESSMTIHGKRNSRTITSKTYSVGDKKSYTEYLSPAREQGTKMLKLEDQLWIYSPSTDRTIQISGHMLRQSVMGSDLSYEDMMDDRKLQDVYDAKVTGEEEIDGQKTWILELTAKVEDVAYASRKVWIDVERYIPLKEELFAKSGQLLKRSTLSDVQKIEGRWFPSIVVYKDMLKQGDGTEFEITSIKFNQKIPEYIFTKAALKQ is encoded by the coding sequence ATGAAATCAATAATAACAGCCTGTTTGATATTTATGACGACACAGATTTTTGCGCAACCTAATGCCAACGAGATTCTGGATAGAGTGGATAAAAACATGTCGTCGGAAAACCGTGTTTTTGAATCGTCGATGACTATTCACGGAAAAAGAAACAGCCGAACTATAACTTCAAAAACCTATTCAGTAGGCGACAAAAAATCATATACCGAATATTTATCTCCGGCGCGGGAGCAAGGGACCAAGATGCTGAAACTGGAAGACCAATTGTGGATCTACTCCCCTTCTACTGACCGTACGATTCAGATTTCAGGTCATATGCTGCGGCAGTCGGTTATGGGCTCCGACCTATCATACGAAGACATGATGGACGACCGGAAACTTCAGGATGTTTATGATGCCAAAGTAACCGGAGAAGAAGAAATTGACGGACAAAAAACCTGGATTCTCGAACTCACGGCAAAGGTGGAAGATGTGGCTTATGCATCCCGAAAAGTTTGGATTGACGTTGAACGTTATATCCCTTTAAAAGAAGAGCTGTTTGCCAAAAGCGGACAGCTACTCAAACGTTCAACATTAAGCGATGTGCAGAAAATTGAAGGACGCTGGTTTCCTTCAATAGTAGTATACAAAGACATGCTCAAACAAGGCGATGGAACCGAATTCGAAATTACCAGCATAAAATTCAATCAGAAGATACCGGAATATATTTTTACCAAAGCTGCATTGAAACAATAG
- a CDS encoding IS3 family transposase — protein MYPLVSKAVLCELFGFTRQAWYDNRKRQSGYQMEEVFILRQVKDLRKEHKRMGTEKLHRLIAPTLQKHNIKYGRDKFYILLREHGLLVRRRRRRPKTTNSKHFFRKYPNLVRDIEIMSSGRLWVSDITYIRTEKGFVYLSLVTDAYSRKIVGWCLWPDLTSEGALNALKMAISGEGVKQNLIHHSDRGIQYCCTDYVNYLQGSNINISMTENGDPYENAIAERVNGILKNEYDLNETYPDYHAALEATKVAVYKYNNKRPHRSVDFMLPVDAHKESGSLKKHWKKREFNTTGKEATEYKPATKTSDKK, from the coding sequence ATGTATCCTTTGGTTTCCAAGGCGGTACTATGCGAACTGTTTGGGTTTACCCGCCAGGCCTGGTACGACAATAGGAAACGTCAATCCGGGTACCAGATGGAGGAAGTTTTTATATTAAGACAGGTAAAAGATTTGCGTAAAGAGCACAAGCGGATGGGGACAGAGAAGCTCCACCGGCTGATTGCGCCGACCCTTCAGAAACATAATATTAAATATGGAAGGGACAAGTTTTATATCCTGCTGCGGGAACATGGCCTGTTGGTCAGGCGGCGCAGGCGCAGGCCTAAAACAACCAATTCGAAGCATTTTTTCCGCAAGTATCCCAACCTGGTAAGGGATATTGAGATAATGAGTTCCGGGCGTTTATGGGTTAGCGACATAACCTACATTCGCACTGAAAAAGGTTTTGTTTACCTCTCGCTTGTTACCGATGCATATTCCAGAAAAATTGTTGGCTGGTGCCTCTGGCCCGACCTCACCAGCGAAGGGGCTTTAAATGCTCTAAAGATGGCCATTTCAGGGGAAGGGGTGAAGCAGAACCTTATCCACCATTCCGACCGCGGCATCCAGTATTGCTGCACCGACTATGTGAACTACCTGCAAGGTTCAAATATCAATATTTCGATGACAGAAAACGGCGACCCCTATGAAAACGCTATAGCCGAGCGGGTTAATGGTATTTTAAAGAATGAATATGATTTAAACGAAACTTACCCGGATTATCATGCAGCCCTGGAAGCAACAAAGGTTGCGGTTTACAAATACAACAACAAACGTCCGCACCGCAGCGTGGATTTTATGCTTCCGGTGGATGCACACAAGGAATCGGGATCACTTAAAAAGCACTGGAAAAAGCGGGAATTTAATACGACGGGAAAAGAAGCAACAGAATACAAACCTGCAACAAAAACCAGCGATAAAAAATGA
- a CDS encoding IS66 family transposase zinc-finger binding domain-containing protein translates to MSGKGNVTKTITYTREKKGRKNHPGRIPLPDHLPVEEIVLEPEEDTTGMKCIGREVTDQLELVPAKFFIKRFIRPKYLKPEDEETLTHTGVIAPLPYPPDKIPIKSWNCTKYAKHNHSY, encoded by the coding sequence ATGTCCGGAAAAGGAAACGTTACCAAAACAATAACATATACCCGTGAGAAGAAGGGCCGAAAAAACCATCCTGGACGTATACCCTTACCCGACCACTTGCCAGTGGAAGAAATCGTCCTTGAACCGGAAGAAGATACCACCGGAATGAAGTGCATTGGCAGGGAAGTTACAGACCAACTGGAACTTGTTCCGGCAAAATTTTTTATCAAAAGATTTATCCGGCCCAAATACCTCAAACCCGAAGATGAAGAAACATTAACACATACAGGCGTCATTGCCCCACTGCCGTATCCCCCTGATAAAATACCTATCAAAAGCTGGAACTGCACCAAATACGCCAAGCATAATCATAGTTATTAA
- a CDS encoding alpha-L-fucosidase — MTPISKKHLSQKLLFFLTLIFTVLFPLILYAQESEKAFHERMRWWDEGRLGMFLHWGVYSTFGGEYNGSDYGKEVGQASAEWIYLKSNMPVSEYRNAALNWNPSEFNAEEWVKMAKQAGMKYMVLTSKHHDGYALFNSDVSDWNIVKSSAIKRDLVKEFIAACRKYDMKVGFYYSHEKDWKHHARKNQDLNPLPDKYVDFAKKQITELLTKYGKIDLIWYDTPVQAHEEFNKMCAGLIRKYQPECIINGRIGNGLGDYKNIGDRAIVDPGLTEYMESIMTMRLNWGYDKNDDFWKSSDELIKMVSKSACRGSNFLLNIGPTPEGTFPLQDQIRLRDLGKWMDINGEAIYKTKGSPFPKEHVWGSLSQRKENNFIYLHLWNWTGGPITVNGLKSPVKNAIFLDTGEKLSVVQEKNSTSLMVELPEKNNANMLRIIKLETEGKGFDLTKGPDFEGPKIKHVTSRKITGTITSINGVDFSILGKHVISSKTGCEIYDDQDETIQFTLNDHVRFRLNKNGDIRTVQNINLLEGSKYHVVYSPYQNGWEVEIVTKLE; from the coding sequence ATGACACCAATTTCAAAAAAACATCTAAGCCAAAAATTGTTATTTTTTCTGACTTTAATTTTTACAGTACTATTTCCACTAATTCTTTATGCACAGGAATCGGAAAAGGCATTTCACGAGCGCATGAGATGGTGGGACGAAGGACGTTTGGGAATGTTCCTGCACTGGGGCGTTTACTCGACTTTTGGTGGTGAGTATAACGGAAGTGATTATGGGAAAGAAGTTGGACAAGCCAGTGCAGAGTGGATTTATCTCAAATCCAATATGCCAGTGTCAGAATATCGGAATGCTGCTTTAAATTGGAATCCATCTGAATTTAATGCGGAGGAATGGGTTAAAATGGCAAAACAAGCGGGCATGAAATACATGGTACTTACATCAAAACACCATGATGGCTACGCACTTTTTAATTCTGACGTTTCTGACTGGAATATTGTAAAATCATCTGCAATAAAGCGCGATTTGGTAAAAGAATTTATTGCAGCGTGCAGGAAATACGATATGAAAGTAGGTTTTTATTATTCCCACGAAAAAGATTGGAAACACCATGCACGAAAAAATCAGGATTTAAATCCATTACCTGATAAATATGTAGATTTTGCTAAAAAACAGATAACAGAGTTACTTACGAAATATGGAAAAATTGACTTGATTTGGTATGATACACCCGTTCAGGCTCATGAAGAATTTAATAAAATGTGTGCAGGATTAATTCGAAAATACCAGCCGGAATGTATCATAAATGGGCGGATTGGAAATGGACTGGGAGATTATAAAAACATTGGAGATCGTGCCATTGTAGATCCAGGTTTGACAGAATATATGGAGTCAATTATGACCATGAGACTAAATTGGGGATATGATAAAAATGATGATTTTTGGAAGTCATCTGATGAACTAATAAAAATGGTAAGTAAAAGTGCTTGTCGTGGTTCAAATTTTTTGTTGAATATTGGACCTACTCCTGAAGGTACTTTCCCTTTGCAGGATCAGATAAGGTTGCGCGATCTGGGAAAATGGATGGATATAAATGGTGAAGCCATTTACAAGACCAAAGGTAGTCCTTTTCCCAAAGAACATGTGTGGGGATCTTTGTCACAGCGCAAAGAAAACAACTTTATTTATTTGCACTTATGGAATTGGACAGGAGGCCCCATTACAGTAAATGGATTAAAATCACCTGTAAAAAACGCAATATTTTTGGACACAGGTGAGAAATTGTCTGTTGTTCAGGAAAAAAACTCTACTTCACTAATGGTTGAATTACCTGAAAAGAACAATGCAAACATGTTGCGTATTATTAAATTAGAAACAGAAGGTAAAGGGTTCGATTTAACAAAAGGCCCGGACTTTGAAGGACCAAAAATAAAGCATGTAACTAGCCGAAAAATTACTGGTACAATAACAAGTATAAATGGTGTTGATTTTTCAATCTTAGGAAAGCACGTAATATCATCTAAAACAGGTTGTGAAATATATGATGATCAAGATGAAACGATTCAATTTACTTTAAATGACCACGTACGATTCAGATTAAATAAAAATGGGGATATACGCACTGTGCAAAACATTAATTTATTGGAAGGTTCAAAATACCATGTTGTTTATAGTCCCTATCAGAATGGATGGGAAGTAGAAATCGTAACTAAATTGGAATAA
- a CDS encoding alpha-L-fucosidase, whose amino-acid sequence MNRKLIFMLIAVFLNMNVFSQEEIWDETEEEKTERLQWWNDARFGMFIHWGPYSQLAGEYKGERIDGIAEWIMKHAKIPVNEYRELAHEMNPIKFDAGKWVQLAKATGMKYIVITAKHHDGFAMYKSEVSPYNIVDWTSFNRDPLKELSQACAKEGIKFCVYYSHREDWDHPGGYGNNWDYDNDWGSHLYNQENFRKYLEEKAKPQLRELLTNYGPIGLVWFDRGMYTQEQGFEFVNLLHNLQPSILVNGRVGNYDQEILGDYQNMNDNGTPPGGIEEYWESPQTLNDTWGFSKYDTNWKTPEYVIQRLLEIVSRGGNYLLNIGPKGNGEIPDATIEIFSKVGPWVKRNAESIYGTTANPFGELPWGYCTVNGNKLYLFIRDWPQDGVLMVHGLKNAVTSAYMLLNKTSKLAVSQNEKQTQISLPKSPIDDPISVLVLEIDGCPRVDPPIVLQGDSGLIRLDYLKVITQGKTKTRFNRKGGFHISKWTGPEDTAEWLIHVNEPGKFKINITYAANKEWEQQPFEITIGKSNIERHVVYTGDWYNYHEFPSGYIDLPNAGEYTLTIRPKVSGRTFLMYLQSITLSPVKKIKQEGWGAD is encoded by the coding sequence ATGAACAGAAAATTAATATTTATGTTAATTGCGGTATTTCTTAATATGAACGTTTTTTCTCAGGAAGAAATTTGGGATGAAACAGAAGAAGAAAAAACCGAGCGGCTTCAGTGGTGGAACGATGCCCGATTTGGGATGTTCATTCATTGGGGACCCTATTCTCAACTTGCCGGAGAGTATAAAGGAGAACGAATTGATGGAATTGCTGAATGGATAATGAAGCATGCTAAAATACCTGTTAATGAGTATCGCGAACTTGCTCATGAAATGAATCCTATCAAGTTTGATGCTGGTAAATGGGTTCAATTGGCTAAAGCTACCGGCATGAAATATATTGTAATAACTGCTAAGCATCACGATGGTTTTGCAATGTATAAGTCTGAAGTTTCGCCATATAATATTGTAGATTGGACTTCGTTTAATCGAGATCCATTGAAAGAACTATCACAGGCATGTGCTAAAGAAGGGATAAAATTCTGCGTTTATTATTCTCACAGAGAGGATTGGGATCACCCCGGAGGATATGGGAACAACTGGGATTATGATAATGATTGGGGTAGCCATCTATACAATCAAGAAAATTTCAGGAAATATCTTGAAGAAAAAGCGAAACCTCAACTACGAGAATTACTTACAAATTACGGTCCTATAGGATTAGTCTGGTTCGACAGGGGGATGTACACACAAGAACAAGGGTTTGAGTTTGTCAATCTTTTACATAATCTTCAACCATCAATTCTTGTAAATGGCCGTGTGGGAAATTATGATCAGGAAATTCTTGGAGATTATCAAAATATGAACGATAACGGCACGCCTCCTGGAGGAATTGAAGAATATTGGGAATCTCCACAGACACTAAATGATACATGGGGATTCAGCAAATATGACACAAATTGGAAAACACCGGAATATGTAATTCAACGCCTTCTTGAAATTGTTAGCCGGGGCGGAAATTATCTTTTGAATATAGGCCCAAAAGGGAATGGAGAAATACCTGATGCTACAATTGAAATATTCAGTAAGGTCGGACCTTGGGTGAAGCGCAATGCTGAAAGTATTTATGGAACAACTGCCAATCCATTCGGTGAATTACCATGGGGCTACTGCACCGTCAACGGGAACAAACTCTATCTTTTTATTCGTGATTGGCCACAAGATGGTGTGCTAATGGTACATGGTCTGAAAAATGCAGTAACCTCAGCCTATATGCTCCTTAATAAAACATCAAAACTGGCAGTTTCGCAAAATGAAAAACAGACTCAAATTTCTCTTCCCAAAAGTCCGATCGATGATCCTATTTCAGTGTTGGTGCTTGAGATAGATGGATGCCCAAGGGTTGATCCTCCGATTGTATTGCAGGGTGATTCAGGATTAATCCGATTAGACTATTTAAAAGTAATTACTCAAGGTAAGACAAAGACACGATTTAATCGCAAGGGAGGATTTCATATCTCAAAATGGACTGGGCCCGAAGATACTGCAGAATGGCTTATACATGTGAATGAACCTGGGAAATTCAAAATAAATATAACCTATGCGGCGAATAAGGAATGGGAGCAGCAGCCCTTTGAAATAACAATTGGAAAATCAAATATAGAAAGGCATGTGGTTTATACAGGTGATTGGTATAATTATCATGAGTTTCCCTCTGGATATATTGATCTTCCGAATGCAGGAGAGTATACTTTAACCATACGGCCGAAGGTGTCAGGTCGTACCTTTCTGATGTACCTGCAATCAATAACACTAAGTCCAGTAAAAAAAATAAAGCAAGAAGGATGGGGAGCAGACTAG